The following coding sequences are from one Danaus plexippus chromosome 13 unlocalized genomic scaffold, MEX_DaPlex mxdp_15, whole genome shotgun sequence window:
- the LOC116770040 gene encoding atrial natriuretic peptide receptor 1-like encodes MKRTESIKRISVYKKLNSILLVHMIKAVKATKTPLWRQLSACYEFIKTLEDLSILQTLVTYSLVSADQEQLLEPVKQQFELAVEHLESALQYLEFEKFNDDEILKEMLMYYKTTLTNVSEADFKMDDWDSVGNDYVEKTSGFVEVSKTMQTGLWKYVRKSADHEVWYARRTLALGVFVLVIVLLASPVLILILRHIITTIQAFTESIQHSTEQLMAEKQKSDLLLSRMLPLPVLKRLRAQRTVPAEAFDAVTIYFSDIVGFTNISANSTPMEIINMLNMLYRLFDDRIMQYNVYKVETIGDAYMVVSGLPQRNGNRHVSEIADMALSLLRCVEGAVVPHRPEEPLRVRAGVNTGPCVAGVVGATMPRYCLFGDAINTASRMESTGEAMKIHISSSTKEALDKIGNYITESRGMIDVAGKGLMETFWLVGKVGNMVSESPCQLKLEDYDQNTLELLIK; translated from the exons ATGAAGAGGACAGAATCTATCAAAAGGATATCTGTTTACAAGAaacttaattcaatattattagtcCATATGATAAAGGCTGTTAAAGCGACAAAAACACCTCTCTGGAG ACAACTATCTGCGTGTTACGAGTTTATCAAAACCCTGGAGGATCTGTCAATATTGCAAACGTTAGTCACATACTCTCTTGTCTCAGCTGACCAGGAGCAGTTGCTAGAACCAGTGAAACAGCAATTTGAATTAGCGGTGGAACATCTGGAATCAGCTCTACAGTATTTAGAATTCGAAAAATTCAACgatgatgaaattttaaaggaaatgcTGATGTa cTACAAAACAACTTTGACTAATGTTAGTGAGGCTGATTTTAAAATGGATGACTGGGACTCCGTAGGGAATGATTACGTCGAAAAAACCTCAGGCTTCGTGGAGGTCTCCAAAACGATGCAGACGGGTTTATGGAAATATGTCAG GAAATCAGCTGATCATGAAGTGTGGTACGCTCGCCGGACCCTGGCGTTGGGCGTGTTTGTGCTGGTGATAGTGTTGCTTGCTTCACCAGTCCTTATACTGATACTGAGACATATTATAACCACTATACAG gcATTCACAGAATCTATACAACACAGTACGGAACAATTGATGGCTGAAAAGCAGAAGAGCGATTTGTTGCTGTCAAGAATGTTGCCACTACCGGTTCTGAAGAGGCTTCGAGCTCAACGGACGGTACCTGCTGAGGCTTTTGATGCTGTCACAATTTACTTTAGCGATATCGTCGGCTTCACTAATATTTCAGCGAACAGCACTCCGATGGAGATTATAAATATGCTTAATATGCTGTACAG ATTGTTCGACGACAGAATAATGCAGTACAACGTTTACAAAGTGGAAACGATAGGAGACGCGTACATGGTCGTCTCTGGACTACCACAAAGAAATG GAAATCGTCACGTGTCGGAGATAGCGGACATGGCGTTATCCCTTTTGCGCTGCGTGGAGGGAGCTGTAGTACCCCACCGGCCGGAGGAGCCTCTGAGGGTTCGAGCCGGGGTCAATACAGGCCCGTGTGTGGCGGGGGTCGTCGGGGCTACCATGCCACGGTACTGCCTTTTCGGGGATGCCATTAACACTGCCAGTAGAATGGAGAGCACAGGGGAAG cgATGAAAATTCACATATCATCAAGCACTAAGGAGGCTTTAGACAAAATAGGAAATTACATTACAGAATCCCGAGGGATGATCGACGTAGCG GGTAAGGGTCTGATGGAGACTTTTTGGTTGGTGGGGAAAGTTGGGAATATGGTCTCCGAGAGCCCTTGTCAGCTGAAGCTGGAGGACTACGACCAGAACACACTCGAactacttattaaataa